AGGTGCAAAATGATTAACAAATTTCTCGAGGGTTTCGGGATGATTGGGTTCAGCACCACAGCCCACAATTCGCAACGAACTGAGGTCTAGCTTTGCGAGCTTTTTCTCGGTCGTTCGGCGAACCGCAATGGCGTAAGCAAAGTTGGGTGCAAACGTAGTGGTTCCCTTGTATTTGGTCACTGTCTCTAGCCAAATTGAAGGATGTTTCACAAATGTCAGAGTAGGAATAAAAACACCACTGCAACCCCAAATCAGAGGTGCGAGCATCATACCTATTAAACCCATGTCGTGATAAAGCGGCAGCCAGCTAACGGTGACATCTTTACCAGGCACCATTTCTAGACCCGGTCCCATAATGGAATAAAGGTTAGCGGCGAGTGTTTTGTGTGTCACCACCACGCCTTTGGGCAGCGCTGTGGATCCTGAAGTAAACTGAAGAAAGACAGTGTCATCCGCCTCAACTTTGGCTTCAGGGAAATCCTTCCGAGCTGGGCCTTCTAGCTTATCAATCGTAAGAATTCGCTCGAGAGTTGGAACCTTGTCCACCAAACTCCACAAAATGGTCTGAACTCGGTTATCGGTAAGTAATACAGTAGCATCCGAAGCGCCTAGAATGTTTTCGGCAGTATCAACGTAGCTATCGAGCTTGCCGAACCCCAGCGGTGGATACATTGGCACTGGTACAATACCGACGGTGGTTGCTGCGACGAATGTGAGAATGAATTCTTCAGGATCAGGAATGACAAGCGCCAGCTTATCGCCCTTGCTTAGTCCCAAGGCTTGTAAATGATTTGCTCGCCGCTTTGCTTCAGCCTGTATGTCCTTAAAACTGTAGAACTTTTCAGTACGATCTGGCTGAATAAAGGTAAAGCCGCGGTCCGTGCCTTTCGAGAGTGAAACCACCTCGTCCAGGGCTCGGCCTACGGTCCAATTTGGCTCAAATTCCTTACGTACGCACTTGGATTTTGGCATCCTTGAGTCTCCCCAGTTCTCGTTGGAACTCCCTCAAAAAGGGTGCCCAGAAGACATAGTGGTCTTCGGGCTTAAGGCCGGACTATCAACTCAGTGCACGCAATGTGTCAATATCAAAGCCGATTGGTATTGGATTTATGCCCAATTAACTTTTGGAGGGACAAATTGGTCTACTGGTATGATTTTATTGACCAAAAACTGCGAATGTCGCGCGCAATTGGTCCTGACTTACATCACCGGAGGCTATCTTAAGTACGGAATAGGCCTAAAGGATCAATTTGGGCTTAGTCGGCCGGTCTCACGGAGCCACTCAAGGGTCGGCACCAGCGCATCGGCGGCGCTGCGAAATTCAACGCCCAATTCTTCCCTAGCCTTGCGATTATCCACGAACCAATAACGGGTAGCATATGGAATGACCAAGGGGTTGTAGGGAAGCGGAATCTTCAAAGTTGTGGCCACGGAAGTTATGGCCTTCAGGACTGGGTTGGGGACCGTGATGATGCTGTTTTTCTTCTCAAGCAGACGCAGAGAGAGCTCAGCCAGCTCACGCACTGTTAGGTTATCGCCGCCGAGGATATAGCGCTCGCCGCTGCGACCCTTTTCCAGTGCTCGAATGATGCCCAAAGCAACATCATCGACAAAGACAACACTCGTACCGCCGTTACAAACCAAGACTGGGTTGCTCTGCGCGAAATCGATGAGGTTACCGGCCGTGACCATTGCCTCATCCTTGGGTCCATACACTTCAGCCGGGTTCACAATGACAACCTCTTGGCCGGCAGCAGAAGCCTCCAGGCACAAGTTCTCAGCTCGGTGCTTACATTGTGCATAAACCAACCGCTCGTCGGTAAGCTGAAATGCCGTTTTCTCGTCGAAAATTTCCGGCTGCATAGAGCCGTTTACTGCAATGATGCTTGAACAGAACACAATACGCTTCACACCAGCCTGCTTGGCTGCTTCCAGTACATTGGCCGTTCCCTTAACAACAACTTCTTCCATCACCGGTGAGTTGATGTCGTCCCATGATGAAGGGCTTGCTAGGTGTAACA
This genomic interval from Deltaproteobacteria bacterium contains the following:
- a CDS encoding fatty acyl-AMP ligase is translated as MPKSKCVRKEFEPNWTVGRALDEVVSLSKGTDRGFTFIQPDRTEKFYSFKDIQAEAKRRANHLQALGLSKGDKLALVIPDPEEFILTFVAATTVGIVPVPMYPPLGFGKLDSYVDTAENILGASDATVLLTDNRVQTILWSLVDKVPTLERILTIDKLEGPARKDFPEAKVEADDTVFLQFTSGSTALPKGVVVTHKTLAANLYSIMGPGLEMVPGKDVTVSWLPLYHDMGLIGMMLAPLIWGCSGVFIPTLTFVKHPSIWLETVTKYKGTTTFAPNFAYAIAVRRTTEKKLAKLDLSSLRIVGCGAEPNHPETLEKFVNHFAPAGLKPEAMLPVYGMAEATLAMSFSRLQDPIRVDQVDSQLYADEGRAVTVAHAPGSTMDSPSGQLDYVTCGWALDGHTVKICSEDGTVLPDRTLGEVVFDGPSIAAGYYKNPEATADVFKPWGLRTGDLGYTVAGELYVTGRKKDIIILNGRNYDPQTIEWAVADLEGIRKGNVIAFSILGEQSEDLIVVAECRPGLDEESLKQQVKDAVRGELFLNVEDVVLLVPGGLSKTSSGKLQRSKTRQHYIDKTIATGGSRAMGSRGETITVARHMVRSLMSRVKYTVKERAVAIPVVGRIQDSITKRIRPRV
- a CDS encoding NAD-dependent epimerase/dehydratase family protein, with amino-acid sequence MRVFVTGGHGFIGSSVVRQLLDQDYSVRCLVRPTSDTSRIDGLSWERFEGDVRDVECLKKGMQGCDGVLHLASPSSWDDINSPVMEEVVVKGTANVLEAAKQAGVKRIVFCSSIIAVNGSMQPEIFDEKTAFQLTDERLVYAQCKHRAENLCLEASAAGQEVVIVNPAEVYGPKDEAMVTAGNLIDFAQSNPVLVCNGGTSVVFVDDVALGIIRALEKGRSGERYILGGDNLTVRELAELSLRLLEKKNSIITVPNPVLKAITSVATTLKIPLPYNPLVIPYATRYWFVDNRKAREELGVEFRSAADALVPTLEWLRETGRLSPN